A single genomic interval of Malania oleifera isolate guangnan ecotype guangnan chromosome 11, ASM2987363v1, whole genome shotgun sequence harbors:
- the LOC131168114 gene encoding calmodulin-like protein 8: MADALIEDQVVAFREAFSLIDKDSDGFITMEELALVIQSLDRHPTKEEIQDMISEVDVDGSGTVDFSEFLDFMARKVKGNMTEELKEAFKVFDRDQDGYISASELIQVMINLGERLSDEEAEQMIKEADLDGDGKVSYEEFARMMMMTP; this comes from the exons ATGGCAGATGCATTGATAGAAGATCAAGTGGTGGCGTTCAGGGAAGCTTTCTCTCTGATTGACAAGGACTCTGATG GCTTTATTACCATGGAAGAACTGGCATTGGTGATCCAGTCTTTGGACAGACATCCGACAAAAGAAGAAATCCAAGATATGATAAGCGAAGTCGACGTTGATGGAAGTGGGACTGTAGATTTTTCGGAGTTCTTGGACTTTATGGCTAGAAAAGTGAAG GGCAACATGACAGAAGAACTAAAAGAAGCTTTCAAAGTGTTTGACAGAGATCAGGATGGATACATATCAGCCAGTGAG CTGATACAGGTAATGATAAATTTGGGAGAAAGACTGTCAGATGAAGAGGCTGAACAGATGATCAAAGAGGCTGATCTGGATGGTGATGGTAAAGTCAGCTATGAAGAATTTGcaaggatgatgatgatgacgccCTGA